The Streptomyces sp. Alt3 genome has a segment encoding these proteins:
- a CDS encoding MarR family winged helix-turn-helix transcriptional regulator, giving the protein MKDRESVSPPHPARDVTEHVGYRLKRAAAALRGAMDKALREQDLTVPQYSCLELLDEHPGLSNADLARGTFVTRQSANVVLRGLKDAGLITRANSTDHGRALPIHLTEAGKQRLHAARGAVYTIEERMIGSISARRLTALLADLDSMTEALDG; this is encoded by the coding sequence ATGAAAGATCGCGAGTCCGTGTCTCCGCCCCATCCGGCGCGGGACGTCACCGAGCACGTGGGATACCGCCTCAAGAGGGCCGCGGCCGCCCTGCGCGGGGCCATGGACAAGGCCCTGCGCGAGCAGGACCTCACCGTGCCGCAGTACTCCTGCCTGGAACTCCTCGACGAACACCCCGGACTGTCGAACGCCGATCTGGCGCGCGGCACGTTCGTCACCCGCCAGTCGGCCAATGTCGTCCTGCGCGGCCTCAAGGACGCCGGCCTCATCACCCGGGCGAACAGCACCGACCACGGCAGAGCCCTGCCCATCCACCTCACGGAGGCGGGAAAGCAGCGTCTGCACGCGGCCCGCGGTGCCGTTTACACCATCGAGGAACGCATGATCGGGAGCATCTCCGCGCGGCGGCTGACCGCCCTTCTGGCCGACCTCGACTCCATGACCGAGGCCCTCGACGGATGA
- a CDS encoding PP2C family protein-serine/threonine phosphatase codes for MKPELDYRSLFAATPSPYLVLAADLVIVDVNVAYLRATVRTWDDLVGQHVFDAFPDNPADPNADWVRNVGASFGRVLETGRADVLAMQRYDIPVVARPGMFEERWWSTVNTPVLDPDGHVAWIIHRVEDVTAFVRARRTRNRGAGEQLTEREEGMEAELYIRARELQRLNEELRAAHGREREVAVTLQESMLHSPDLARHENVAVRYLPAIGSLNVCGDWYDTVDLADGRFTVAVGDVVGHGLEAATVMGMLRSALSAASRAVTGPARALEVLGMYARSVEGALATTAVTVLVDARSKLLVYSSAGHLPPALLHSDGTYELLENATDPPLGARPEHVPRPQASAAYRAGDTLILFTDGLIERRGEDIDTSLDRLRRALVGMTDLAPARLADTLLARLGVAGGGDDDIALVVVRL; via the coding sequence GTGAAGCCCGAGCTGGACTACAGATCGCTGTTCGCAGCGACGCCGAGCCCCTATCTGGTGCTGGCGGCAGATCTCGTGATCGTCGACGTCAATGTGGCGTACCTGCGGGCGACCGTCCGCACCTGGGACGACCTGGTCGGCCAGCACGTCTTCGATGCGTTTCCGGACAACCCGGCCGATCCGAACGCGGACTGGGTCCGCAACGTGGGGGCGTCGTTCGGACGGGTCCTGGAAACAGGCAGGGCGGACGTCCTGGCCATGCAGAGGTACGACATCCCCGTGGTCGCGCGGCCGGGGATGTTCGAGGAGCGCTGGTGGTCGACAGTGAACACACCCGTCCTTGATCCGGACGGGCATGTGGCGTGGATCATCCACCGGGTGGAGGACGTGACCGCGTTCGTACGGGCACGCCGAACCCGCAATCGCGGAGCGGGCGAGCAGCTGACCGAGCGGGAGGAGGGGATGGAAGCCGAGTTGTACATCCGGGCCCGTGAGCTGCAGCGTCTGAACGAGGAGCTACGGGCTGCGCACGGGCGGGAGCGGGAGGTCGCCGTCACGTTGCAGGAGTCGATGCTGCACTCCCCGGATCTGGCTCGCCACGAGAATGTCGCCGTGCGGTACCTGCCCGCGATCGGCTCTCTGAACGTGTGCGGCGACTGGTACGACACAGTCGACCTGGCCGACGGACGATTCACGGTTGCCGTCGGTGACGTCGTCGGTCACGGCCTGGAAGCAGCCACCGTGATGGGGATGCTCCGGAGCGCGCTGTCCGCGGCCAGCCGGGCGGTGACCGGACCTGCCCGAGCCCTCGAGGTACTGGGCATGTACGCCCGCTCCGTCGAGGGCGCACTTGCGACAACCGCGGTCACGGTGCTCGTCGACGCCCGGTCGAAACTGCTGGTCTACTCCAGCGCAGGCCATCTTCCGCCGGCTCTGCTGCACAGCGACGGCACGTACGAGCTGCTCGAGAACGCCACCGATCCCCCCTTGGGCGCGCGCCCCGAGCACGTACCTCGCCCGCAGGCCAGCGCCGCCTATCGCGCTGGCGACACCCTGATCCTGTTCACCGACGGGCTGATCGAGCGTCGCGGGGAAGACATCGACACCAGTCTGGACCGGCTCAGAAGAGCACTGGTCGGCATGACCGACCTTGCTCCTGCCCGACTGGCGGACACCCTGCTGGCACGGCTCGGCGTAGCCGGGGGCGGCGACGACGACATCGCCCTGGTAGTCGTCAGGCTCTGA
- a CDS encoding dihydrofolate reductase family protein, with product MRNVTYSMSTSLDGYIVGPDGGFDWTVPDYEVFSYFTDEIRGVGVHLLGRRLYETMLYWETADQDPSLDASMLEWAALWNPLPKVVFSTTLSDVQGNARLASGSLVDEIERLRAEPGEGDIAIGGATLAAEAAASGLIDEYRVMVHPVLVGGGIPFFPQRERRVDLELVETRTFNSRVVHLRYRVARQESSPE from the coding sequence ATGCGCAACGTGACCTATTCGATGAGCACGTCACTCGACGGCTACATCGTCGGCCCGGACGGCGGCTTCGACTGGACGGTGCCGGACTATGAAGTCTTCAGCTACTTCACCGACGAGATCCGAGGCGTCGGCGTCCATCTGCTGGGCCGGCGGCTGTACGAGACGATGCTGTACTGGGAGACCGCCGACCAGGATCCGTCGCTCGACGCCTCCATGCTCGAGTGGGCGGCGCTCTGGAATCCGCTGCCCAAGGTGGTCTTCTCCACCACGTTGTCGGACGTGCAGGGCAATGCCCGCCTCGCCTCCGGCAGCCTTGTGGACGAGATCGAGCGCTTGCGGGCCGAGCCGGGGGAGGGGGACATCGCGATCGGGGGAGCGACTCTCGCCGCGGAGGCGGCCGCCTCGGGTCTGATCGACGAGTACCGGGTGATGGTCCACCCGGTACTGGTGGGCGGTGGCATCCCGTTCTTTCCGCAGCGTGAGCGCCGGGTGGATCTCGAACTCGTCGAGACCCGCACGTTCAACTCACGAGTCGTCCATCTCCGCTACCGCGTGGCGCGCCAGGAGTCGTCACCGGAGTAG
- a CDS encoding glycoside hydrolase domain-containing protein encodes MSRHRLSRKSRYIAWSAAGAVVVAGAGFAAQTSMAAGTWPAQKTYTGRAFDTCAAPSLSAMKAWHTGFYGATAVYIGGKNRGCAQPNLTKSWVKSVNATGWKLIPLYVGAQPPCQKSANRERFTSSTAVAVGASNAKDAVAKASALGMKAGSPIYLNMESYDITDKACNDATLTYVRSFTKTLRNATYRGGLYGFSSSSAKAVATATNKTDLPGNLWYALWDKKNTTTTDWPWKPTQYTGHSRGHQYMVNSKETRGGHTITVDRNAWDAPVAIIG; translated from the coding sequence ATGTCCAGACACCGGCTGTCCAGGAAGAGCCGATACATCGCGTGGTCGGCGGCGGGCGCTGTCGTGGTCGCTGGTGCCGGATTCGCGGCACAGACCTCCATGGCGGCCGGCACCTGGCCCGCGCAGAAGACCTACACCGGGCGGGCGTTCGACACGTGCGCCGCGCCGTCGCTCAGCGCGATGAAGGCGTGGCACACCGGTTTCTACGGCGCCACCGCCGTCTACATCGGCGGGAAGAACCGTGGCTGCGCCCAGCCCAATCTGACCAAGTCCTGGGTGAAGTCGGTCAACGCCACCGGCTGGAAGCTCATCCCGCTCTACGTCGGCGCGCAGCCGCCCTGCCAGAAGAGCGCGAACCGGGAGAGGTTCACCTCCTCCACGGCTGTCGCTGTCGGCGCGAGCAACGCCAAGGACGCGGTGGCCAAGGCGTCAGCGCTCGGGATGAAAGCCGGCAGCCCGATCTACCTGAACATGGAGTCGTACGACATCACCGACAAGGCGTGCAACGACGCCACCCTCACCTACGTGCGTTCCTTCACCAAGACGCTGCGCAACGCGACGTACCGGGGCGGGTTGTACGGTTTCAGCAGTTCCAGCGCCAAGGCCGTCGCCACGGCCACGAACAAGACGGACCTGCCGGGCAACCTCTGGTACGCCCTGTGGGACAAGAAGAACACGACCACCACGGACTGGCCGTGGAAGCCGACCCAGTACACCGGCCACAGCCGTGGCCATCAGTACATGGTCAACAGCAAGGAAACCCGCGGCGGTCACACCATCACCGTCGACCGCAACGCATGGGACGCCCCGGTCGCGATCATCGGCTGA
- a CDS encoding FUSC family protein, with protein MLWDRFAASDPGLLRLTAGLRTVGAIGLTLVVLALLGTDVTHMVAGAMTAMTATFAIKDTLVRDQAVTLALGLPVALAATALSALLASQVIVGDLFFVALIFGAVYCRRFGERGTALGLIGFQIYFLSLFVGASTTALPALFLALLIGFGCSAVVRFAVVPETPRRVLARLRDAFRTRVAQLVSLQIELLDAEPEQLEKVLDDMRRSTARLHEAALMIQGRLEEGTQDADKAALLQRRIADAEISTERLGMLLLNARSAERADTLTLHLPHAPVPLTGDWRPSEDDATIALRRDLKALHLLVDRPATSDGGTAVAHLRNRLLGYRDEDKLPPAPAGIQDAFRGIGEAARSVLGLRLALGGPQDESDDSPATTRSREEFDAEDIALASSEKPGDDDRTGLQRPTTRAAFQVSVGSVLAIIGGELLSSQRWYWAVLTCWVVFLNTASTGEILVKGYRRLLGTLLGAVAGVALAGVVGDHTWVAFALVLLFIFAMFFTAPLSYAVMSFFVTAMLGLLYTLLNSYSFDVLVLRIEETAIGAACGVVAAVLVLPVHTDRRTDELLGTVLDRLGDVASAAVEQLSGGPSSDLLGKARGLDTALDELRDSTNPLTYPITPLRGRRQTVRYLVALLETCAYHARALAATAELVPHSKTVAADPRLHRAGRRIAHNIEVLAAHVGDKGMGGEVQSAASIASTLRDDGSGTPPSGAVTFRVLRHLQRLDEGVVGLARPLDVPVAERAGEKAVRG; from the coding sequence ATGTTGTGGGATCGGTTCGCGGCGTCCGACCCGGGGTTGCTGCGGCTCACCGCCGGGCTGCGGACCGTCGGAGCGATCGGACTCACCCTGGTGGTCCTGGCGTTGCTCGGCACCGATGTCACGCACATGGTCGCCGGTGCCATGACGGCGATGACGGCGACCTTCGCGATCAAGGACACGCTCGTACGCGACCAGGCGGTCACCCTCGCCCTGGGCCTGCCGGTGGCACTGGCCGCCACGGCACTGAGCGCGCTGCTGGCCTCTCAGGTCATCGTGGGCGACCTCTTCTTCGTGGCGCTCATCTTCGGCGCCGTGTACTGCAGGCGGTTCGGCGAACGAGGCACGGCACTCGGCCTCATCGGCTTTCAGATCTACTTCCTCTCCCTGTTCGTCGGTGCCTCGACGACCGCCCTGCCGGCGCTCTTTCTTGCTCTGCTCATCGGGTTCGGCTGCAGTGCCGTGGTCCGGTTCGCCGTCGTCCCGGAGACACCTCGTCGCGTCCTTGCACGACTGCGCGATGCCTTCCGGACGCGAGTCGCCCAGCTCGTCTCCCTGCAGATCGAACTGCTCGACGCCGAACCCGAGCAGCTGGAGAAGGTGCTCGACGACATGCGGCGAAGCACCGCTCGGCTGCACGAAGCCGCTCTCATGATCCAGGGCCGTCTTGAGGAAGGCACACAGGACGCGGACAAGGCGGCACTGCTGCAACGCCGCATCGCGGACGCCGAGATCTCCACGGAGCGGCTCGGCATGCTGCTGCTCAACGCCCGGAGCGCCGAGCGTGCGGACACCCTCACCCTCCATCTGCCGCACGCGCCCGTGCCGCTCACCGGGGACTGGCGGCCTTCCGAGGACGACGCGACCATCGCCCTGCGCCGGGATCTCAAGGCGCTGCATCTCCTGGTGGACCGGCCCGCGACGAGCGACGGGGGCACAGCGGTCGCTCACCTGCGCAACCGGCTGCTCGGTTACCGGGACGAGGACAAGCTTCCCCCCGCCCCCGCGGGGATCCAGGACGCCTTCCGCGGCATCGGCGAGGCGGCACGGTCCGTCCTGGGTCTGCGGCTGGCACTGGGCGGGCCCCAGGACGAGTCCGACGACTCGCCGGCGACCACCCGTTCCCGCGAGGAGTTCGACGCGGAGGACATCGCCCTGGCCTCGTCCGAGAAGCCCGGCGACGACGACCGCACGGGGCTGCAACGCCCCACCACACGGGCCGCCTTCCAGGTGTCGGTGGGCTCGGTGCTTGCGATCATCGGCGGTGAACTCCTCTCCAGCCAGCGCTGGTACTGGGCCGTTCTCACGTGCTGGGTGGTCTTCCTCAACACCGCGTCCACCGGTGAGATCCTGGTCAAGGGCTACCGTCGGCTCCTCGGCACCCTCCTGGGCGCCGTGGCCGGTGTCGCGCTGGCCGGAGTGGTCGGGGACCACACGTGGGTCGCGTTCGCGCTGGTACTCCTCTTCATCTTCGCGATGTTCTTCACCGCTCCCCTGTCGTACGCGGTCATGTCCTTCTTCGTGACGGCCATGCTCGGCCTGCTCTACACCCTGCTGAACTCGTACAGTTTCGACGTGCTGGTGCTGCGCATCGAGGAGACCGCGATCGGCGCCGCGTGCGGGGTCGTCGCCGCCGTGCTGGTGCTGCCGGTGCACACGGACCGCCGTACCGACGAACTGCTGGGGACCGTCCTCGACAGGCTGGGGGATGTCGCCTCTGCCGCGGTGGAGCAGCTCAGCGGAGGGCCGTCGTCCGACCTGCTCGGCAAGGCCCGCGGCCTGGACACGGCGCTGGACGAACTGCGTGACTCCACCAATCCGTTGACCTACCCGATCACGCCGTTGCGCGGTCGGCGGCAGACCGTACGCTATCTGGTGGCCCTGCTGGAGACATGTGCATACCACGCACGCGCGCTCGCGGCTACCGCAGAGCTCGTGCCGCACAGCAAGACCGTCGCGGCCGATCCGCGTCTGCACCGGGCGGGGCGGCGCATCGCGCACAACATCGAGGTACTCGCGGCGCATGTGGGCGACAAGGGCATGGGGGGCGAGGTCCAGTCGGCTGCCAGCATCGCCTCCACGCTGCGGGACGACGGGTCCGGCACCCCGCCGTCAGGCGCCGTGACGTTCCGCGTACTGCGCCACCTGCAGCGCCTCGACGAAGGAGTGGTCGGGCTCGCCCGCCCGCTGGACGTACCGGTCGCCGAGCGCGCCGGGGAGAAGGCGGTACGCGGCTGA
- a CDS encoding CASTOR/POLLUX-related putative ion channel: METAKERPRVSLRDRAGYRFDRTLARSTGTLMGWLVITCLAVVLPVSTLLVWTDPGSPRSLSGRLTAAWRTSAETLRLGAASGTPLRLVLSAVLGLVALLCVSTLVGVITTGLADRMAELSRGRSTVLEQDHVVVLGWSDQVTTVVSELVAARAPHRPRAIVLLADRDKVEMERLLTARVPPAARALIICRSGPASDPDVLALVSPRTASTVLVLPSAEPTADAEVLRILLALRAVLGEGADGPPVLAAVRDDRYRAPARLAAGPHGTVLETDTVTARLIAQCVGRPGLSLVLGDLLDFAGDEFHLADAAPFHLASFGATLLGHPNSCVVGLLTPGGRTLLNPPTDTVVVPGSRLIVLARDDAGTRVEACRHLVDASVIVSAPSEPDPPTRLLLLGWNRRAPLVVGQLLRTARSGSVLDVITDSAVPGPRQPEAEGVTTSGGVRFRSAALSRPETLLGLDLSPYDGLVVLGPDQGEGPDRPDDWTLVTLLALRLLEERTGHEVSLVTELVEDRNRPLASVNRGSDVIVSGKLTGLLMAQIAQNRYLAPVFDELFSAEGAGVCLRPVGRYVLQGAEATFATLVAAARDRGECAIGYISHEGRTEPTTGGVRLNPPKDERRVWNSEDHLVVLATDPGAASAPAARDDSTTSAAP, encoded by the coding sequence GTGGAAACAGCGAAGGAACGTCCGCGGGTGTCGCTGCGGGACAGGGCGGGCTACCGGTTCGACCGCACGTTGGCCCGATCCACCGGCACCTTGATGGGCTGGCTCGTCATCACGTGTCTGGCGGTCGTCCTGCCGGTGAGTACCTTGCTGGTGTGGACGGATCCCGGGTCCCCAAGGTCGTTGTCGGGGAGACTGACAGCGGCGTGGCGAACCAGTGCGGAGACGCTGCGTCTGGGGGCCGCATCCGGCACACCGCTCCGGCTGGTGCTCTCGGCCGTGCTCGGGTTGGTCGCCCTGCTGTGCGTGTCGACCCTGGTCGGAGTGATCACTACGGGCCTGGCCGATCGGATGGCCGAGCTGAGCCGCGGACGATCGACGGTCCTGGAGCAGGACCATGTCGTCGTGCTCGGCTGGTCGGATCAGGTGACCACAGTGGTGAGCGAGTTGGTCGCCGCCCGGGCCCCGCACCGGCCGCGGGCCATCGTGCTGCTCGCGGACCGGGACAAGGTCGAGATGGAGAGGCTGCTGACCGCCCGCGTCCCCCCGGCCGCCCGCGCCCTGATCATCTGCCGCAGCGGTCCCGCAAGTGACCCGGACGTGCTTGCGCTCGTCAGCCCTAGGACAGCGAGCACCGTCCTCGTACTGCCGTCGGCGGAGCCGACGGCCGACGCCGAGGTACTGCGCATTCTGCTGGCTCTGCGCGCCGTACTCGGTGAAGGCGCGGACGGGCCGCCGGTGCTCGCTGCGGTCCGGGACGACCGTTACAGAGCTCCGGCACGGCTCGCCGCCGGCCCGCACGGCACCGTGCTGGAGACCGACACGGTCACGGCGCGGCTGATCGCACAGTGCGTCGGCCGACCCGGGCTGTCGCTGGTCCTCGGTGACCTTCTCGACTTCGCCGGCGACGAGTTTCACCTGGCCGACGCCGCGCCGTTCCACCTGGCTTCCTTCGGCGCCACCCTGTTGGGCCACCCGAACTCCTGCGTGGTCGGACTGCTCACGCCTGGGGGCCGTACGCTGCTCAACCCGCCCACGGACACCGTTGTCGTGCCGGGAAGCCGCCTCATCGTGCTCGCTCGCGACGACGCCGGCACACGGGTCGAGGCCTGTCGGCACCTCGTCGACGCGTCGGTGATCGTTTCGGCCCCTTCCGAGCCCGACCCCCCGACCCGGTTGCTGCTGCTCGGCTGGAATCGGAGGGCTCCACTCGTCGTCGGTCAGCTGCTGCGTACGGCCCGTTCCGGATCCGTCCTGGACGTGATCACGGACAGTGCTGTGCCCGGGCCGAGGCAACCGGAGGCGGAGGGCGTGACGACGAGCGGGGGTGTGCGCTTCCGGTCTGCGGCGCTGTCACGGCCCGAGACGCTCCTCGGGCTCGACCTGAGTCCGTACGACGGGCTGGTCGTCCTCGGTCCGGACCAGGGGGAAGGACCGGACCGTCCAGACGACTGGACCCTGGTCACCCTGCTGGCCCTGCGACTGCTGGAGGAACGCACCGGACACGAGGTCAGCCTGGTCACCGAACTCGTCGAGGACCGCAACCGCCCCCTGGCGTCGGTCAACAGAGGGTCCGACGTGATCGTCAGTGGGAAGCTGACCGGCCTCCTCATGGCCCAGATCGCGCAGAACCGCTATCTGGCACCCGTTTTCGACGAGTTGTTCTCGGCCGAGGGCGCCGGCGTGTGCCTACGACCCGTCGGAAGGTACGTCCTTCAGGGCGCCGAGGCCACGTTCGCCACCCTCGTCGCCGCTGCACGCGACCGGGGAGAATGCGCGATCGGCTACATCAGCCACGAGGGGCGCACCGAGCCCACCACCGGTGGGGTCCGGCTCAACCCGCCGAAGGACGAACGGCGTGTCTGGAACTCCGAGGACCACCTGGTGGTGCTGGCGACGGATCCTGGTGCTGCCTCCGCACCCGCCGCCCGGGACGACTCCACCACGTCCGCCGCTCCGTGA
- a CDS encoding VOC family protein, producing MTATVEGPDFLALQVRDVPAAAAFFEERLGLRRASGAPAHAVVFATSPIPFAVREPLPGVDLDGVTRPGMGVALWLRTTDAAELREQLVAAGTEDVGPLQDSPFGPVFSFTGPEGYRLTVHGG from the coding sequence ATGACCGCCACCGTCGAAGGTCCCGACTTCCTTGCCCTGCAGGTGAGGGACGTGCCTGCCGCGGCCGCTTTCTTCGAGGAGCGGCTCGGGCTGCGCCGAGCCTCCGGCGCACCGGCCCACGCGGTCGTCTTCGCCACCTCTCCGATTCCGTTCGCCGTCCGTGAGCCCCTTCCGGGCGTCGATCTGGACGGTGTCACGCGTCCCGGCATGGGGGTGGCGCTGTGGCTGCGAACCACGGACGCCGCGGAGCTGCGCGAGCAGCTGGTGGCGGCGGGCACGGAAGATGTCGGACCGTTGCAGGACAGCCCGTTCGGCCCGGTGTTCTCGTTCACCGGCCCCGAGGGCTATCGGCTCACCGTTCACGGCGGCTGA
- a CDS encoding helix-turn-helix domain-containing protein gives MATANLLLHPVRMRILQTLVGAGELTTAQLRDRLPDVSTASMYRHVATLTQAGILEVVHEKPVRGTVERSYQVRQDAALVDEGARTAMTKDDHRQAFTVFTGTMLADFDRYLSLEDAEPAREGVLYRQGAVWITPEEFTELVEELEAVVARRARHSAGEGSVRHVISLALVPAKAMEADGAGGIPSPDVG, from the coding sequence ATGGCCACCGCGAACCTCCTCCTCCACCCCGTCCGGATGCGCATCCTGCAGACCCTGGTCGGCGCCGGAGAGCTGACCACCGCCCAGCTGCGTGACCGGCTGCCCGACGTGTCGACGGCGAGCATGTACCGGCACGTCGCCACTCTCACCCAGGCGGGAATCCTGGAAGTGGTGCACGAAAAGCCTGTGCGCGGCACCGTCGAGCGCAGTTACCAGGTCCGTCAGGACGCGGCCCTCGTCGACGAGGGCGCCCGCACAGCCATGACCAAGGACGATCACCGGCAGGCCTTCACCGTCTTCACCGGGACGATGCTGGCGGACTTCGACCGCTATCTCTCGCTCGAGGACGCCGAACCCGCCCGCGAGGGCGTCCTCTACCGCCAGGGCGCGGTGTGGATCACCCCGGAGGAGTTCACGGAACTGGTGGAGGAATTGGAGGCCGTCGTCGCCCGCCGCGCACGCCACAGCGCAGGCGAGGGCAGCGTCCGGCACGTCATCAGTCTTGCCCTGGTGCCTGCCAAGGCCATGGAGGCGGACGGCGCGGGGGGCATCCCTTCGCCCGACGTCGGTTGA
- a CDS encoding GlsB/YeaQ/YmgE family stress response membrane protein, with product MGIIAWIFIGLLAGLIAKALMPGKDPGGIIITMLIGIAGGLLGGWLGKVIFGVDSIDGFFDLSTWVAAIVGSIILLALYRLVTGNRRHA from the coding sequence ATGGGCATCATCGCTTGGATCTTCATCGGACTGCTCGCGGGCCTCATCGCCAAGGCGCTGATGCCGGGCAAGGACCCCGGCGGCATCATCATCACCATGCTGATCGGCATCGCGGGCGGCCTTCTCGGTGGCTGGCTGGGCAAGGTGATCTTCGGCGTCGATTCCATCGACGGCTTCTTCGACCTCTCCACGTGGGTCGCGGCCATCGTCGGTTCGATCATCCTGCTCGCCCTCTACCGCCTGGTCACGGGCAACCGCCGCCACGCCTGA
- a CDS encoding alpha/beta hydrolase family protein, translating to MPDIDMTVAADDGTPLAGTLTLPAGPSPHPAVLLLHGSGPLDRDGNTPKLVMDLARPMAEALAAAGIATLRYDRRGAGSTPGDWRASGFTDNREDAAAALRALAARPDIRSEAVGVIGHSEGALHAMALASRTDVRAAVLLAGFAGLGEDAFRRQGRSVVRTMPLPVRLLRRPLGALGNRALTRIKKTRTDTARIAGLKVNARWMREMLVHDSRDDLAAIRTPVLAITGLKDFQVDPADLDVIEHLVPGGAETHRVADLTHVLRRDSGAPSLNSYRRILREPVDADLLARVTSWLTLHLDATPQAPPVEETSASS from the coding sequence TTGCCCGACATCGACATGACGGTCGCCGCAGACGACGGAACCCCGCTGGCCGGCACCCTGACACTGCCGGCAGGTCCCTCTCCGCACCCAGCCGTCCTGCTGCTGCACGGCTCGGGCCCCTTGGACCGCGACGGAAACACGCCCAAGCTCGTGATGGACCTGGCTCGTCCCATGGCCGAGGCCCTCGCGGCCGCAGGCATCGCGACTCTGCGCTACGACCGGCGCGGTGCGGGTTCCACCCCCGGCGACTGGCGGGCCTCCGGATTCACCGACAACCGCGAGGACGCCGCCGCGGCCCTGCGCGCGCTCGCCGCCCGCCCGGACATCCGTTCCGAGGCAGTCGGCGTCATCGGGCACAGCGAGGGCGCCCTGCACGCCATGGCCCTCGCTTCACGGACGGACGTGCGGGCGGCCGTGCTGCTGGCCGGCTTCGCCGGCCTGGGCGAGGACGCCTTCCGCAGGCAGGGCCGGTCGGTCGTCCGGACCATGCCCCTTCCCGTCCGGCTCCTCAGGCGTCCGCTGGGAGCACTGGGCAACAGAGCCCTAACCCGCATCAAGAAGACCCGGACCGATACGGCACGCATCGCAGGTCTCAAGGTCAACGCCCGCTGGATGCGCGAGATGCTCGTCCACGACAGCCGCGACGACCTCGCAGCCATCCGGACCCCGGTCCTGGCCATCACAGGCCTCAAGGACTTCCAGGTCGATCCGGCGGACCTGGACGTGATCGAGCACCTGGTGCCCGGAGGGGCGGAGACCCACCGGGTCGCCGACCTCACCCACGTGCTGCGGCGTGATTCCGGGGCGCCCAGCCTGAACTCCTACCGCCGCATCCTGCGCGAACCGGTCGACGCGGACCTCCTCGCGCGCGTCACCTCCTGGCTCACCCTCCACCTGGACGCGACCCCTCAGGCGCCCCCCGTCGAGGAGACGTCAGCCTCGTCCTGA
- a CDS encoding DoxX family protein, with translation MAILRKVARPLLASVFISGGLRTLRDPHSVAGAAEPVARPVSARVPKLPDDTVRLVRINSAVQVGAGVLLATGRLPRASALALAASLVPTTLAGHAWWKTQEPEERARQQVQFTKNLSLLGGLLIAAADTHGKPSLAYRSRAAATAGVRSAHRTGNAVGAVVADKAHDVRSAAGAVREHLPTG, from the coding sequence ATGGCAATCCTGAGGAAAGTCGCACGCCCCCTGCTCGCCTCCGTCTTCATCTCCGGCGGGCTCCGCACGCTTCGAGATCCGCACTCCGTGGCCGGTGCGGCCGAGCCGGTGGCCCGGCCCGTCTCGGCGCGCGTGCCGAAGCTCCCGGACGACACGGTGCGACTCGTACGGATCAACAGCGCCGTGCAGGTCGGTGCCGGCGTCCTTCTCGCGACAGGTCGCCTTCCCCGCGCCTCCGCTCTCGCACTGGCGGCCTCCCTGGTCCCCACCACGCTGGCCGGGCACGCCTGGTGGAAGACGCAGGAACCTGAGGAACGGGCACGTCAACAGGTCCAGTTCACCAAGAACCTCTCGTTGCTCGGGGGGCTGCTGATCGCGGCGGCGGACACCCACGGCAAACCCTCTCTGGCCTACCGGTCACGGGCTGCGGCCACCGCCGGCGTACGCAGCGCCCACAGGACGGGGAACGCGGTGGGCGCGGTGGTGGCGGACAAGGCGCACGACGTCCGGTCGGCGGCCGGTGCCGTGCGGGAACACCTTCCGACCGGCTGA